A genomic window from Gymnodinialimonas ceratoperidinii includes:
- a CDS encoding HpcH/HpaI aldolase family protein, whose product MAAPTNTLKAALARGEMQRGLWLNLPGMVTAEMAGRAGFDWCLIDGEHGPWDPTAIRAQLTALAATPTPAVVRVPVGEDWVLKQALDLGVQTVLVPMVNSAEEAAAVVRACRYPPEGIRGMGAMVARAGAYGATEDYAATANDEICILVQAESRAALKDIVAITAVEGVDGVFIGPADLGADMGFRDDLGNEELWREIVEAIAIVRRGGKAAGIIVSGPEMEARVTEAGVNFLGCGGDAGILQAGLAALARP is encoded by the coding sequence ATGGCCGCGCCCACCAACACCCTCAAGGCAGCGCTCGCGCGCGGCGAGATGCAGCGCGGCCTCTGGCTGAACCTGCCCGGCATGGTCACCGCCGAGATGGCCGGGCGCGCGGGCTTCGACTGGTGCCTGATCGATGGCGAGCACGGCCCCTGGGACCCCACCGCGATCCGCGCGCAGCTGACCGCGCTGGCCGCCACGCCCACGCCCGCCGTGGTGCGGGTGCCGGTGGGCGAGGATTGGGTGCTGAAACAGGCGCTGGACCTCGGCGTGCAGACCGTGCTGGTGCCGATGGTCAACTCCGCCGAAGAGGCCGCCGCGGTCGTGCGTGCCTGCCGCTATCCACCCGAAGGCATCCGCGGCATGGGCGCGATGGTCGCGCGCGCGGGCGCCTATGGTGCCACCGAGGATTATGCGGCGACCGCCAATGACGAGATCTGCATCCTCGTGCAGGCTGAAAGCCGCGCCGCCCTCAAGGATATCGTGGCAATTACCGCCGTGGAGGGCGTCGACGGGGTGTTCATCGGTCCCGCCGATCTGGGCGCAGACATGGGGTTCCGCGACGACCTCGGCAACGAGGAACTGTGGCGCGAGATCGTCGAGGCCATCGCCATTGTGCGGCGCGGCGGCAAGGCCGCGGGCATCATCGTGAGCGGGCCGGAGATGGAGGCGCGGGTGACCGAGGCCGGCGTCAACTTCCTCGGCTGCGGCGGCGACGCGGGCATCCTGCAGGCGGGTCTCGCGGCGCTGGCACGTCCATGA
- a CDS encoding YaiI/YqxD family protein, translating into MTETPRDARTIWIDGDACPVKEEVYTCAYRHKIPVKLVAASYLRHPDHPLITMVMAGEAFDAADDVIAEGAGLGSLVITADILLAERCLENGAVVLNHKGQPFTANSIGAQVATRAIMADLRASLEGQGIGGQKPFSKADRSAFSNALETALRRL; encoded by the coding sequence TTGACTGAAACACCCCGCGATGCCCGCACGATCTGGATCGACGGCGACGCCTGCCCGGTGAAGGAGGAGGTCTATACCTGCGCCTACCGCCACAAGATCCCGGTGAAGCTCGTCGCCGCCAGCTACCTGCGCCACCCCGATCATCCGCTGATCACCATGGTCATGGCGGGCGAGGCCTTCGACGCCGCTGATGACGTGATCGCCGAGGGTGCCGGTCTGGGCAGCCTCGTGATCACCGCCGACATCCTGCTGGCCGAGCGGTGCCTCGAGAACGGCGCGGTGGTGCTGAACCACAAGGGCCAGCCCTTCACCGCCAACTCCATCGGCGCGCAGGTGGCGACCCGCGCGATCATGGCCGATCTGCGCGCCAGTCTGGAGGGGCAGGGGATCGGCGGGCAGAAGCCCTTCTCCAAGGCCGATCGCTCCGCCTTTTCCAATGCGCTGGAAACCGCGCTGCGCCGGCTCTGA
- the der gene encoding ribosome biogenesis GTPase Der: MSFTLAIVGRPNVGKSTLFNRLVGRKLALVDDQPGVTRDLREGAAKLADLRFTVIDTAGLEDATDDSLEGRMRRLTERAVAMADATLFLMDARAGVTANDEVFADILRKSGRPVLLAANKAEGNAGQSGLLDAFSLGLGEPLALSAEHGEGMADLAAVLRPLIEAQEDTEEAETDVDVDSDDRVITATKPLQIAVVGRPNAGKSTLINQIIGEDRLLTGPEAGITRDAIGLTFEWDEVPMRIFDTAGMRKRAKVQEKLEKLSVSDGLRAVKFAEVVVVLLDAAIPFESQDLRIADLAEREGRAVVVAVNKWDLEPEKQQKLKDLRVGFERLLPQLRGAPLVTVSAKTGKGLDKLHAAIMKIHETWNTRISTARLNQWLSAMIEAHPPPAPGGRRIKLRYMTQVKTRPPGFVVMCSHPQLLPEAYSRYLINGLREDFNMPGTPIRLYMRSQAEDNPYKNRKKSIPSRLNKHVKKGLTKKKD; this comes from the coding sequence ATGTCCTTCACTCTCGCCATCGTCGGCCGCCCCAATGTCGGCAAATCGACGCTGTTCAACCGCCTGGTCGGGCGCAAGCTGGCGCTGGTCGATGACCAGCCCGGCGTGACCCGTGACCTGCGCGAGGGCGCGGCGAAGCTCGCGGACCTGCGCTTCACGGTGATCGACACGGCCGGACTCGAAGATGCCACCGACGACAGCCTCGAAGGCCGCATGCGCCGCCTGACCGAGCGCGCGGTGGCGATGGCGGACGCGACGCTGTTCCTGATGGACGCGCGCGCAGGCGTGACCGCCAACGACGAGGTCTTCGCCGACATCCTGCGCAAGTCCGGCCGCCCGGTCCTGCTGGCCGCCAACAAGGCCGAGGGCAACGCGGGCCAGTCCGGCCTGCTCGATGCCTTCTCGCTCGGCCTGGGCGAGCCGCTGGCGCTCTCGGCGGAACACGGCGAGGGCATGGCCGATCTCGCCGCCGTCCTCCGCCCCCTGATCGAGGCGCAGGAGGACACCGAAGAGGCCGAGACCGATGTGGACGTGGACAGCGACGACCGCGTCATCACCGCCACCAAGCCGCTGCAGATCGCGGTCGTGGGCCGCCCCAACGCGGGCAAATCCACCCTGATCAACCAGATCATCGGCGAGGACCGCCTGCTCACCGGGCCCGAGGCCGGGATCACCCGCGACGCCATCGGCCTGACCTTCGAGTGGGACGAGGTGCCGATGCGCATCTTCGACACCGCCGGCATGCGTAAACGCGCCAAGGTGCAGGAAAAGCTGGAGAAACTATCGGTCTCCGACGGCTTGCGCGCGGTGAAATTCGCCGAGGTCGTCGTCGTGCTGCTGGACGCCGCCATCCCCTTCGAGAGCCAGGACCTGCGCATCGCCGACCTCGCCGAGCGCGAGGGCCGCGCCGTGGTCGTCGCCGTCAACAAATGGGACCTCGAGCCTGAAAAGCAGCAGAAACTCAAAGACCTGCGCGTGGGCTTCGAACGCCTCCTGCCGCAACTGCGCGGCGCGCCGCTGGTCACCGTTTCGGCAAAGACCGGCAAGGGGCTCGACAAGCTCCACGCCGCGATCATGAAGATCCACGAGACCTGGAACACCCGCATCTCCACCGCGCGCCTGAACCAATGGCTCTCGGCGATGATCGAGGCGCACCCGCCCCCCGCGCCGGGCGGCCGCCGCATCAAGCTGCGCTACATGACCCAGGTGAAAACCCGCCCGCCGGGCTTCGTGGTCATGTGCTCGCACCCGCAACTCCTGCCCGAGGCCTATTCGCGCTACCTGATCAACGGCCTGCGCGAGGATTTCAACATGCCCGGCACCCCGATCCGGCTCTACATGCGCAGCCAGGCCGAGGATAACCCCTACAAGAACCGCAAGAAATCCATCCCCTCGCGGCTCAACAAACACGTGAAAAAGGGCTTGACCAAGAAGAAGGACTAA
- the grxD gene encoding Grx4 family monothiol glutaredoxin, producing MTAETQIKDTITANDVVLFMKGTKEMPQCGFSSRVAGVLNYMGVDFADVNVLADEGLRQGIKDFSDWPTIPQLYVKGEFVGGCDIITEMTLSGELDTLFSENGVAYDKDAADKIREANA from the coding sequence ATGACCGCTGAGACCCAGATCAAAGACACCATCACCGCCAATGACGTCGTGCTGTTCATGAAGGGCACCAAGGAAATGCCGCAGTGCGGATTTTCCTCCCGCGTGGCGGGCGTGCTGAACTACATGGGCGTGGATTTCGCCGATGTGAACGTGCTGGCCGACGAGGGCCTGCGCCAGGGCATCAAGGATTTCTCCGACTGGCCGACGATCCCGCAGCTCTACGTGAAGGGCGAATTCGTCGGCGGCTGCGATATCATCACCGAGATGACGTTGTCGGGCGAGCTGGACACGCTGTTCTCGGAAAACGGCGTCGCCTACGACAAGGACGCCGCCGACAAGATCCGCGAAGCGAACGCCTGA
- a CDS encoding BolA/IbaG family iron-sulfur metabolism protein produces the protein MPMQASEIEALLRQTFPDAKIEVSGDDGVHMAAMVVDESFRGMNRVQQQRAVYAALKGKMDGSAGELHALALTTKAPD, from the coding sequence ATGCCGATGCAAGCCTCCGAGATCGAAGCGCTCCTGCGCCAGACTTTTCCCGACGCCAAGATCGAAGTCTCGGGCGATGACGGTGTCCACATGGCCGCGATGGTCGTGGACGAAAGCTTCCGCGGCATGAACCGGGTGCAACAACAGCGCGCCGTCTATGCCGCGCTGAAAGGCAAGATGGACGGCTCTGCGGGCGAATTGCACGCGCTGGCCCTGACCACCAAGGCACCGGATTGA
- the purL gene encoding phosphoribosylformylglycinamidine synthase subunit PurL: MTDPAITPDVIAAHGFTDAEYAEVNSILGRAPNYTEMGIFSAMWNEHCSYKSSKKWLRTLPTEGPQVICGPGENAGIVDIGDGQCVVFKMESHNHPSYIEPYQGAATGVGGILRDVFTMGARPIAAMNSLSFGEVAHPKTRQLVHGVVEGVGGYGNCFGVPTIGGEVRFHPAYNGNCLVNAFAAGLADTDKIFYSAASGVGMPVVYLGAKTGRDGVGGATMASAEFDDTIEEKRPTVQVGDPFTEKRLLEATLELMASGAVISIQDMGAAGLTCSAVEMGDKGGLGIKLNLDAVPIREEEMTAYEMMLSESQERMLMVLKPELEDVAREIFVKWDLDFAVVGETIPEDRFIIIHNGETKADLPLSKLASTAPEYDRPWVPTEPAEALDAVPEIDPIDALRALVSSPNYCSRQWVYQQYDHQVMGDTVVSPGLGAGVVRVHGTDKALAFTSDVTPRYVKANPVEGGKQAVAEAYRNLTAVGAKPLATTDNMNFGNPEKPEIMGQFVGAIQGIGEACLALDTPIVSGNVSLYNETDGTGILPTPTIGAVGLLDHIDELIAGVAREGHVLLLVGETEGHLGQSALLAEVFNREDGDAPRVDLEAEKRNGDFIRDNREWIGACTDLSDGGLALAAFEIAHAAGTGVTLDLADTATLFGEDQARYLISTSFDKAEALMVAAGQAGVTLGTVGKVGGEMVRIGGSEASLAELSEAYMGTFAATFA, translated from the coding sequence ATGACCGATCCAGCCATCACACCCGATGTGATCGCCGCCCATGGCTTTACCGACGCCGAATATGCCGAAGTCAACTCGATCCTCGGACGCGCGCCGAACTACACCGAAATGGGCATCTTCTCGGCCATGTGGAACGAGCATTGTTCCTACAAATCCTCCAAGAAATGGCTGCGCACCCTACCCACGGAAGGCCCCCAGGTCATCTGCGGCCCCGGCGAAAACGCGGGCATCGTGGACATCGGCGACGGGCAATGCGTCGTCTTCAAGATGGAGAGCCACAACCACCCCTCCTACATCGAGCCCTATCAGGGGGCCGCGACGGGCGTGGGCGGCATCCTGCGCGACGTCTTCACCATGGGCGCGCGGCCCATCGCGGCGATGAACTCGCTGAGCTTCGGCGAGGTCGCCCACCCCAAGACGCGGCAGCTGGTCCATGGCGTCGTGGAAGGCGTCGGCGGCTACGGCAACTGCTTCGGCGTGCCGACCATCGGTGGCGAGGTGCGGTTCCACCCGGCCTATAACGGCAACTGCCTCGTCAACGCCTTCGCCGCGGGCCTCGCGGATACCGACAAGATTTTCTACTCTGCCGCCTCGGGCGTCGGCATGCCTGTCGTCTACCTCGGCGCCAAGACCGGCCGCGACGGCGTCGGCGGCGCGACCATGGCTTCGGCCGAGTTCGACGACACCATCGAAGAGAAGCGCCCGACGGTGCAAGTCGGCGACCCCTTCACCGAGAAGCGCCTGCTGGAGGCGACGCTGGAGCTGATGGCCTCGGGCGCGGTGATCTCGATTCAGGACATGGGCGCGGCGGGCCTCACCTGCTCGGCGGTGGAGATGGGCGACAAGGGCGGGCTCGGCATCAAGCTGAACCTCGACGCCGTGCCGATCCGAGAAGAGGAAATGACCGCCTACGAGATGATGCTGTCCGAGAGCCAGGAGCGGATGCTCATGGTGCTCAAGCCCGAGCTGGAAGACGTGGCTCGAGAGATTTTCGTGAAATGGGACCTCGATTTCGCCGTGGTGGGCGAGACGATCCCCGAGGATCGCTTCATCATCATCCATAACGGTGAGACCAAGGCCGACCTGCCGCTGTCGAAACTGGCCTCCACCGCGCCGGAATACGACCGTCCCTGGGTGCCGACGGAACCGGCCGAGGCGCTGGACGCGGTGCCCGAGATCGACCCGATCGACGCGCTGCGCGCCCTCGTCTCCTCGCCCAACTACTGCTCGCGCCAGTGGGTCTACCAGCAATACGACCACCAGGTGATGGGCGACACGGTCGTCTCGCCGGGGCTTGGCGCGGGCGTCGTCCGCGTGCATGGCACCGACAAGGCGCTGGCCTTCACCTCGGACGTGACGCCGCGCTACGTGAAGGCGAACCCCGTGGAGGGCGGCAAGCAGGCGGTGGCGGAAGCCTATCGCAACCTCACGGCGGTGGGGGCAAAGCCGCTGGCCACCACCGACAACATGAACTTCGGCAACCCCGAGAAGCCCGAGATCATGGGCCAGTTCGTGGGCGCCATTCAAGGCATCGGCGAGGCCTGCCTCGCGCTCGACACGCCGATCGTCTCGGGCAATGTCTCGCTCTACAACGAGACCGACGGCACCGGCATCCTCCCCACGCCGACCATTGGCGCCGTGGGTCTGCTCGACCATATCGACGAGTTGATCGCGGGCGTCGCGCGCGAGGGCCATGTGCTTTTGCTGGTCGGCGAGACCGAGGGTCACCTCGGCCAATCCGCGCTGCTGGCCGAGGTCTTCAACCGCGAAGATGGCGACGCGCCCCGTGTCGATCTGGAGGCCGAGAAGCGCAACGGCGACTTCATCCGCGACAACCGCGAATGGATCGGCGCCTGCACCGACCTCTCCGACGGCGGGCTGGCCCTTGCCGCCTTCGAGATCGCCCATGCCGCCGGCACCGGGGTGACGCTCGACCTAGCGGACACCGCGACGCTCTTCGGCGAGGACCAGGCGCGCTACCTGATCTCGACCTCCTTCGACAAGGCCGAGGCGCTGATGGTGGCGGCCGGTCAGGCGGGCGTGACCCTCGGCACCGTGGGCAAGGTCGGCGGCGAAATGGTGCGGATCGGCGGCTCGGAAGCGTCGCTCGCGGAGCTGTCGGAGGCCTACATGGGCACCTTCGCGGCGACCTTCGCATGA
- a CDS encoding GNAT family N-acetyltransferase, whose amino-acid sequence MTQINVQVNPPVSPRPADIHKLLDTTYAYMNGRIDPPSFLVGMTTQDVARKMASEDFFLVQDGPRPVACGFGHGVEGAPGLYELGKLAVAGSHQRRGIARALIDTAADHARARGFATLQLFARVELTENHAVYEALGFTRSGSFTHPGFAAPTAHVFQRPL is encoded by the coding sequence ATGACGCAGATCAATGTTCAGGTTAATCCCCCAGTTAGCCCGCGTCCGGCGGATATCCACAAACTTCTTGATACGACCTACGCCTATATGAACGGGCGCATCGATCCGCCCTCGTTTCTGGTCGGCATGACGACGCAGGATGTGGCCCGGAAAATGGCGTCCGAGGATTTCTTCCTCGTGCAGGACGGCCCCCGCCCCGTTGCCTGCGGCTTCGGTCACGGGGTCGAGGGCGCGCCCGGCCTCTACGAACTCGGCAAGCTTGCCGTGGCCGGAAGCCACCAGCGCCGCGGCATCGCCCGCGCCCTGATCGATACCGCCGCCGATCACGCCCGCGCGCGAGGCTTCGCGACGCTGCAGCTCTTCGCCCGGGTGGAGCTCACCGAGAACCATGCCGTCTACGAGGCGCTCGGCTTCACCCGCTCGGGCAGCTTCACCCATCCGGGCTTTGCCGCCCCCACCGCCCATGTGTTCCAGCGCCCGCTGTGA
- a CDS encoding LysR family transcriptional regulator: MDWDKLRIFHAVASAGSLTHAGDILHLSQSAVSRQIRALEEGLDTTLFHRHARGLILTEQGELLYDATRHMTKRLDAASARIRDSEEEVFGELRVTTTIGFGSLWLAPRLPALYEKYPDLKIDLMLEERLLDLPMREADVAIRMKEPSQADLIRRRLMTINMRLYATPSYIEKNGMPASIRDLGTHRLISQNASAAQVSAGAILVRELMSYDVGSTLSVNNYFGVLQAVINDLGVGVLPDYLTQDFPDLVRVLPEIESAEVPVFLAYPEELRHSRRIEVFRDFVSEEVIAYRRRQREAEASPVLNP; this comes from the coding sequence ATGGACTGGGATAAACTGCGCATATTTCATGCGGTCGCTTCTGCGGGGTCACTGACCCATGCGGGCGATATCTTGCACCTGTCGCAATCCGCCGTCTCCCGTCAGATCCGCGCGCTGGAGGAAGGGTTAGACACCACGCTGTTCCACCGCCACGCCCGCGGTCTGATCCTGACCGAGCAGGGAGAACTTCTCTACGACGCCACGCGGCACATGACCAAGCGGCTCGACGCGGCCTCGGCGCGGATTCGCGACAGCGAGGAAGAAGTCTTCGGCGAGCTGCGCGTGACCACGACCATCGGGTTCGGCTCGCTCTGGCTCGCACCCCGCCTGCCCGCGCTCTACGAGAAATATCCCGACCTCAAGATCGACCTGATGCTGGAGGAACGCCTGCTCGACCTGCCGATGCGCGAGGCCGACGTGGCAATCCGCATGAAAGAGCCGTCGCAGGCCGACCTGATCCGCCGTCGCCTGATGACGATCAACATGCGCCTCTACGCGACGCCCTCCTACATCGAGAAGAACGGGATGCCCGCCAGCATCCGCGATCTCGGCACCCATCGCCTGATCTCGCAGAACGCCTCCGCCGCGCAGGTTTCCGCAGGCGCCATATTGGTGCGCGAATTGATGAGCTATGACGTTGGCTCAACGCTGTCGGTGAATAACTATTTCGGCGTATTGCAGGCGGTGATCAACGATCTGGGTGTCGGCGTATTGCCCGATTACCTGACCCAGGATTTCCCGGACCTCGTCCGCGTCCTGCCCGAGATCGAATCGGCGGAAGTCCCGGTGTTTCTCGCCTACCCCGAAGAATTGCGCCACTCGCGCCGGATCGAAGTGTTTCGCGATTTCGTCTCGGAAGAGGTCATTGCCTACCGCAGACGCCAGCGCGAGGCCGAGGCTTCGCCGGTGCTCAATCCTTGA
- a CDS encoding indolepyruvate ferredoxin oxidoreductase family protein: protein MGVQQVSLKDKFDLTKSPVLLNGTQALVRLMLMQKARDEAAGLNTAGFVSGYRGSPLGGLDLQMSRSEKVLAEADVTFKPGLNEDLAATAHWGTQTAELRGEGKFDGVFGLWYGKGPGVDRTGDVMRHANMAGTSKHGGVIMAMGDDHTGESSTVCHQSDWAMVDVHMPVLSPAGVQEILDYGIYGYALSRYAGVWVGLKCVKDNVEATAVVDARPERMELVEPEFDMPEGGLNIRLGDHWIPQEERLLEYKRHAAEAFAHANKIDKRVLGQAGAKIGLVAAGKNWLDLVSALDALGIDEETARSMGITTYKVGQVWPLDMRGFHDWADGLDLIVVVEEKRKLIEVQVKEAIFDDRRGRRVYGYKDGHGNTLFPQKFALDPADIAVKLGNILIEEGCATERTRQGIATVKEARRASNAPDLAKRVPWFCSGCPHNTSTRVPEGSRSGAGIGCHFMAKWMDRETEAYTHMGGEGVNWVGESLFSKRDHMFQNLGEGTYNHSGILAIRAALAAGTNITYKILFNDAVAMTGGQDNEGDLDPARIAREIRAMGVKNIALVYDPKEEVDFAAFPKDCERFERDDLMQVQEKYRKLEGVSAIIYVQTCAAEKRRRRKRGTFPDIDKRVFINTDVCEGCGDCGVQSNCVSIVPVETELGRKRAIDQSTCNKDFSCLQGFCPSFVTLEGAAIRKEASASVDLKGLPDPVLPEIDGTHNMLVTGVGGTGVVTIGAVMAQAAQLDGKGVGMIEMAGLAQKGGAVAIHLRLANRPEDISAIRVGAGEADAVIGGDLVVTGGAKTLAQMTTGRTGAAVNSHEITTGDFTLDTEFTIPGKDLEVALQARLRDKLVLFDATELARVLLGDSIYSNMMTFGAAWQMGLVPLSRKAIMEAIKMNGAAVEANKEAFEMGRWAVENPERVKGLTEPNVVALPKSLDEKIAFREAHLVAYQGKRLAKRYRKMVDSVRDPRLKEAVAKGYHKLLSYKDEYEVARLHLDTEAKARETLTGDFKMTYHLAPPLLPGRDSNGRPKKRAFGAWVGGVYKVLAKMKVLRGTPFDVFGYSADRRMERDLIRQYQDDMLVWLPKANAARMEALVALAELPLSIRGYGPIKEANAAKAEARRQELLLALEGAGSTLRAAE from the coding sequence ATGGGAGTGCAGCAAGTCTCGCTAAAAGATAAATTCGACCTGACGAAATCCCCGGTTCTGCTCAACGGCACACAGGCCTTGGTGCGGCTGATGCTGATGCAGAAGGCCCGCGACGAGGCAGCCGGGTTGAACACGGCAGGTTTTGTCAGCGGCTATCGCGGCTCGCCCCTTGGCGGGCTCGACCTGCAGATGTCGCGTTCCGAAAAGGTGCTGGCGGAGGCGGATGTGACGTTCAAGCCGGGCCTGAACGAGGACCTTGCGGCGACGGCGCATTGGGGCACGCAGACCGCGGAACTGCGCGGCGAGGGCAAGTTCGATGGCGTCTTCGGCCTCTGGTACGGCAAGGGGCCGGGCGTCGACCGCACCGGCGACGTGATGCGCCACGCCAACATGGCGGGCACCTCGAAGCATGGCGGCGTGATCATGGCGATGGGCGATGACCACACCGGCGAAAGCTCGACCGTGTGCCACCAGTCCGACTGGGCGATGGTCGACGTGCATATGCCCGTTCTCAGCCCCGCCGGCGTGCAGGAAATCCTCGATTACGGCATCTATGGCTATGCGCTCAGCCGCTATGCGGGCGTCTGGGTGGGCCTGAAGTGCGTGAAGGACAATGTGGAGGCCACGGCGGTGGTCGACGCGCGGCCCGAGCGGATGGAGCTGGTCGAGCCCGAGTTCGACATGCCCGAGGGCGGGTTGAACATCCGTCTGGGCGATCACTGGATCCCGCAGGAGGAGCGCCTGCTGGAATACAAGCGCCATGCGGCGGAGGCCTTCGCCCATGCCAACAAGATCGACAAGCGCGTGCTTGGCCAAGCGGGGGCCAAGATCGGCCTCGTGGCGGCGGGCAAGAACTGGCTCGATCTGGTCTCGGCGCTCGATGCGCTCGGGATCGACGAGGAAACCGCCCGGTCGATGGGGATCACGACCTACAAGGTCGGGCAGGTCTGGCCGCTGGACATGCGCGGCTTCCATGATTGGGCCGACGGGCTGGACCTGATCGTGGTGGTCGAGGAGAAGCGCAAGCTGATCGAGGTGCAGGTCAAGGAGGCAATTTTCGACGACCGCCGGGGCCGCCGCGTCTATGGCTACAAGGACGGCCATGGCAACACGCTGTTCCCGCAGAAATTCGCGCTCGATCCCGCTGATATCGCGGTGAAACTGGGCAATATCCTGATCGAGGAAGGCTGCGCCACCGAGCGTACCCGCCAAGGCATCGCGACGGTGAAAGAGGCGCGCCGCGCCTCCAACGCGCCGGATCTGGCCAAGCGGGTGCCGTGGTTCTGCTCGGGCTGTCCGCACAATACCTCCACGCGGGTGCCGGAAGGCTCGCGCTCGGGGGCGGGGATCGGCTGCCACTTCATGGCGAAATGGATGGACCGCGAGACCGAGGCCTATACCCACATGGGCGGCGAAGGGGTGAACTGGGTCGGCGAGAGCCTGTTCTCCAAGCGCGACCACATGTTCCAGAACCTGGGCGAGGGGACCTATAACCACTCGGGCATCCTCGCGATCCGGGCCGCCTTGGCCGCGGGCACCAACATCACCTACAAGATCCTGTTCAACGATGCCGTGGCGATGACCGGCGGGCAGGATAACGAGGGCGATCTGGACCCTGCGCGCATTGCCCGCGAGATCCGCGCCATGGGCGTGAAGAACATCGCGCTGGTCTATGATCCGAAGGAAGAAGTCGATTTCGCGGCCTTCCCGAAAGACTGCGAGCGGTTCGAGCGCGACGACCTGATGCAGGTGCAGGAGAAATACCGCAAGCTTGAGGGCGTGAGCGCGATCATCTACGTGCAGACCTGTGCCGCCGAGAAGCGCCGCCGCCGCAAGCGCGGCACTTTCCCCGACATTGACAAGCGCGTCTTCATCAACACCGACGTCTGCGAGGGCTGTGGCGATTGCGGCGTGCAGTCGAACTGCGTCTCCATCGTGCCGGTCGAGACCGAGTTGGGCCGCAAGCGGGCGATCGACCAGTCGACCTGCAACAAGGATTTCTCCTGCCTGCAGGGCTTCTGCCCTTCGTTCGTGACACTTGAAGGCGCCGCGATCCGCAAGGAGGCCTCGGCCTCGGTCGACCTGAAGGGCCTGCCGGACCCGGTGCTGCCCGAGATCGATGGCACCCACAACATGCTGGTGACCGGCGTGGGCGGCACCGGCGTGGTGACCATCGGCGCGGTGATGGCGCAGGCGGCACAGCTCGACGGCAAGGGCGTCGGCATGATCGAGATGGCAGGACTGGCCCAGAAGGGCGGCGCCGTGGCGATCCATTTGAGGCTGGCGAACCGGCCTGAGGACATCTCGGCGATCCGCGTGGGCGCGGGCGAGGCGGATGCGGTGATTGGCGGCGACCTCGTCGTGACCGGCGGCGCAAAGACGCTGGCGCAGATGACCACCGGGCGCACCGGTGCGGCGGTCAACAGCCACGAGATCACCACGGGGGATTTCACCCTCGACACCGAATTCACCATTCCGGGCAAGGATCTGGAAGTGGCGCTGCAGGCGCGGCTGCGCGACAAGCTGGTGCTGTTCGATGCCACCGAACTGGCGCGGGTGCTGTTGGGCGACTCGATCTATTCCAACATGATGACCTTCGGCGCGGCCTGGCAGATGGGGCTCGTGCCGCTCAGCCGCAAGGCGATCATGGAAGCGATCAAGATGAACGGCGCGGCAGTGGAGGCCAACAAGGAGGCCTTCGAGATGGGCCGTTGGGCGGTGGAGAACCCCGAGCGCGTGAAGGGGCTGACCGAGCCCAACGTCGTGGCCCTGCCGAAATCGCTGGACGAGAAGATCGCCTTCCGCGAGGCGCACCTCGTGGCCTACCAGGGCAAGCGGCTGGCGAAACGCTACCGCAAGATGGTCGACAGCGTGCGCGACCCGCGCCTGAAGGAGGCCGTGGCCAAGGGCTACCACAAGCTCCTGTCCTACAAGGACGAATACGAGGTCGCACGGCTGCATCTGGATACCGAGGCCAAGGCCCGCGAGACCCTGACCGGCGATTTCAAGATGACCTATCATCTGGCCCCGCCGCTGCTGCCCGGACGCGACAGCAACGGCCGCCCGAAAAAGCGTGCCTTTGGCGCCTGGGTGGGCGGTGTCTACAAGGTGCTGGCGAAGATGAAGGTCCTGCGCGGCACGCCCTTCGATGTCTTCGGCTACAGCGCCGACCGCCGCATGGAGCGTGACCTGATCCGTCAGTATCAGGACGACATGCTGGTCTGGCTGCCCAAGGCAAATGCGGCGCGGATGGAAGCGCTGGTGGCGCTGGCGGAGCTGCCCCTGTCGATCCGGGGGTACGGTCCGATCAAGGAGGCCAATGCCGCCAAAGCCGAGGCGCGTCGCCAGGAGTTGCTATTGGCGCTGGAAGGCGCAGGGAGCACCCTGCGCGCCGCCGAATAG